The Gloeobacter morelensis MG652769 genome contains the following window.
ACCCGGCGGGTGCACCTGCACGAACAGAGCAACGAATGGAGCGAATTGGCCTGTGCCTTCAATGCCATGCTCGGCCGTTTGGAGGGGGCCTTTCAAACGCAGCGCCACTTTGTCAACGAAGTCAGCCACGAACTGCGCACACCGCTTACGATCATCCGTGGGCACCTCGAACTCATCGGCGACGACCCCCACGAGCGCGCCGAGACGATGCACATCGTCCACGACGAGCTGGGCCGCATGCACCGCTTTGTCGAAAGTTTGTTGCTGCTGGACCGCCTGGAGCGGCACGACGGCTTGCATCTGGAGCCCCTCGAAGTGGACGCGCTGACGCGCGAGTGTTTCGCCAAGGCCCGCGGTCTGGGACGACGCCAGTGGCAGTTGCCCTCCACCGCTTCCGGCTGCCGCATCCACGCCGATCGCCACTGCCTGACCCAGGCGGTGCTCAACCTCGCCCAAAACGCCGTCAAATTCACCACCCATCAAGATCGCATCGCCATCGGCTCCAGCCTGGTAGACGGCCGGGTGCATCTGTGGGTAACCGACAGCGGCCCCGGTGTGCCCCTCGAAGCCCAGGGGCGCATCTTCGAGTGCTTCGAGCGGGGAAGCTGCCACCGCCACATCGAAGGCAACGGCCTGGGTCTTGCCATCGTGCGCTCGATTGCCGTCGCCCACGGTGGTGAAATCCGCCTGCAGAGCGTCCCCGGCCACGGCGCTACATTCATACTCGTGCTGCCCCTCGCGCCTCAAAACTGAGGACAAGTGTGAGGTACCAGGCTGATTGGCTGATACCCATACCGCCATACCGATACCCGGCAACGTCGAAAGCACATTCAGACCGGGGATCAACCCACCGACATCTATCAGCAACTGCAACGCCCCGACCACCCCGACCAGATCCAGATGGGCCGAGGGAGGAGCGGTCGAGGCACTGACCTTGAAACTGGAAGCAGCGGTCAGATTCACTCCCGCCACCTTGACTAGTGCTGGCGTTCTCAAGCAGCGATACCTGGATCTGCATGGCACTAACCGCGACGGCATAAGCCGCCACCCCGTTGATGGTCACAGAGCTGAGGTTGTTTAGATTCGTGCCATTGATTAACAAGGTTGAGGAGCGGGGAGAGCGCTTCCGCGCCCTGGTCGCCGCGCTCGCACGCTAGGACGGGTCGCGCTCGATGATAAACAGCAGTGCCGCCGCCGCCATAAAGGGCACCACCAGGGTGGTGATGATCACCAGGGCCGGGAACACGTTGTAGGACTGCATGGTAGACCTCCTGACGGTGCTTCAGCCTCAGAGTATAGCGCCTCGGGCACAGCAGACCGCCTGCTTTACAACTTGTTAAGCAGCTGCTGCCGCGAGTCCGGTAGGTGCGCCCTTGACCCGGTACCGCCACCTGTGGCATGCTCCCCTGAGCAGTTAGGCAAGCACAGTCCAGGAGGAGAATATGGAGCCCCGTCATCCCGAGCGCTGGTCGATCCGGATTGCCCGTTCAGGGCGCGAAGCGGTGGTCATCGACGTGAGGCCGGCGGCGGCAGTGTGCGCGGCGGTGCTGGCCCTGGTGGGGCTTTTTGCGGGAGTGCGTCTGGCACTGAACCATTTTGAGCTCACCGTGAGCGGCTTTGAGCGCACGGTGAGCGGCGAGCGCGAGCGCAACACGGCGCTTGAGGCGCAGGCGGGCCGGCTGCTCGGGCGGCTCGAGCAACTCGAAGCGGAGGTGCGCTCTTTACAGCGCCAGGCGAACCTCGCGCCGACCATCGACGCCACCGCTCAAGGGGGAGCGGGCGCCCCCGAACCGGGGGCCGGAGCGGGAATGATGCTTTCGATCGCCAATTTGCGCCTCGACAAACTCTCCAAGGCGATGCGCGCCAAAAAGACGATCGCCCTGGCCCTTGCGGAGCGCTCCGCCCGCCCGGCGGGATTGCCCGTGGCGGGGGCGCGCCTTACCTCGGGCTTCGGGCCGCGCCGCGACCCGGTGATGGGCGGCGCCGAATTTCATAGCGGCCTCGATTTTGCCGGCCCTTACGGTCTACCCATTCGCGCCACCGCCCCCGGCCGGGTGAGCCGGGCGGGCTGGGGGAGCGGCTGGGGTCAGCATGTCGTGATCGATCACGGACACGGCTTCGAGACGCTTTACGCGCACCTTTCGCGCCTTGAAGTGCGCGCAGGCGACAGCCTGGGGCGCGGCGACCTGGTCGGGCGCATGGGCAGCACCGGCCGCTCTACGGGCACCCACCTGCACTACACGGTCTACCTCGACGGCCAGGCGGTCGATCCAAGCCCATACCTGGGCGAAGCGCCGAGCGCTCCTGCCCTATGACATGCCGATCACGTACTTGCGCCACTCTTCGTTGATGCCGCCGCGCAGGTGCTTGGTGATCTCAAAGTGCAAAGAGCTGTGGGGCCGGCGCGGCATGGTGGTCAGGGGCATGGCCGCCTCCTTGGGGGTGCGGTTGCCTTTTTTGATGTTGCAGCGCACGCAGGCGGTGGTCACGTTCTCCCAGGCGTCCTCTCCCCCCTTCGAACGGGGCACGACGTGGTCGATGGTGAGATCCTCTTTGGAGCCGCAGTACTGGCAGGTGTGACCGTCGCGGTGCAACACGTTGCGGCGGGTGAGGGGAATTTCTTTATAGGGGACCTGTACGTACTGCCTCAGGCGGATCACTGTGGGAAGCGGAAAACTGCTTTTGAGGATCCTGCCGTTGTGCTCGACCTGCTCCGCCTTCTCTTTGAGCAATAGAACCACCGCCCGACGCCAACTGGTAATATTCAGCGGTTCGTACGAAGCATTGAGAACGAGCACTTTACCCATATATGGATGTTAGAGCAGTGCTGTACAAGGTTTGCCAGATCTTAACATGTTGTCGAGCGAACCACGGCGCGGTCATCGATACACGGCTGCGCGCTTTATTTTTTGGTGACGGTCGCCTGGGCAGCGGCGGCAGCGCGGGCGGCGGCGGCAATTGCAATAAAGTCGGAACGCCCTTCACAGCAG
Protein-coding sequences here:
- a CDS encoding M23 family metallopeptidase, which gives rise to MEPRHPERWSIRIARSGREAVVIDVRPAAAVCAAVLALVGLFAGVRLALNHFELTVSGFERTVSGERERNTALEAQAGRLLGRLEQLEAEVRSLQRQANLAPTIDATAQGGAGAPEPGAGAGMMLSIANLRLDKLSKAMRAKKTIALALAERSARPAGLPVAGARLTSGFGPRRDPVMGGAEFHSGLDFAGPYGLPIRATAPGRVSRAGWGSGWGQHVVIDHGHGFETLYAHLSRLEVRAGDSLGRGDLVGRMGSTGRSTGTHLHYTVYLDGQAVDPSPYLGEAPSAPAL
- a CDS encoding sensor histidine kinase; the protein is MILFGIVSSLLIDQVLFFYLEDRIEAALAQEAAEFRALTTSDRPGGSLPVVGKPLTGVLDEFLTHNIPPQNTFYLTFADGAFHKASPQALPPLLAPDSPLTRRLAGVSLPQRSEVVTADGQRYVYLSEPLKAAGRTRGGLVLAHCVSCERQFLDQCLAVIGVIFLLALALASVIAWFGTGRVLAPLQQLLRTVRAIDESDLTRRVHLHEQSNEWSELACAFNAMLGRLEGAFQTQRHFVNEVSHELRTPLTIIRGHLELIGDDPHERAETMHIVHDELGRMHRFVESLLLLDRLERHDGLHLEPLEVDALTRECFAKARGLGRRQWQLPSTASGCRIHADRHCLTQAVLNLAQNAVKFTTHQDRIAIGSSLVDGRVHLWVTDSGPGVPLEAQGRIFECFERGSCHRHIEGNGLGLAIVRSIAVAHGGEIRLQSVPGHGATFILVLPLAPQN
- a CDS encoding HNH endonuclease, with amino-acid sequence MGKVLVLNASYEPLNITSWRRAVVLLLKEKAEQVEHNGRILKSSFPLPTVIRLRQYVQVPYKEIPLTRRNVLHRDGHTCQYCGSKEDLTIDHVVPRSKGGEDAWENVTTACVRCNIKKGNRTPKEAAMPLTTMPRRPHSSLHFEITKHLRGGINEEWRKYVIGMS